Proteins from one Candidatus Poribacteria bacterium genomic window:
- the hisI gene encoding phosphoribosyl-AMP cyclohydrolase encodes MEFIKELKFDSNGLIPAIIQDYQNGEVLMLGYMNEEALRRTLQEGKVCFWSRSRRCLWLKGETSGNFQIVKEIYFDCDGDALLIKVDQKGGACHLGYRSCFFRKITEDGGFRIVGEKVFDPDKVYA; translated from the coding sequence ATGGAGTTCATAAAAGAGCTGAAATTCGATTCCAACGGGCTTATCCCTGCTATCATCCAGGACTATCAGAACGGAGAGGTTCTGATGTTGGGGTACATGAATGAGGAAGCCCTGAGACGCACCCTGCAGGAAGGGAAGGTGTGTTTTTGGAGCAGATCAAGGAGGTGTCTTTGGCTTAAAGGGGAAACCTCCGGAAACTTCCAGATCGTCAAGGAGATCTACTTCGACTGCGACGGAGACGCTCTGCTCATCAAGGTCGATCAAAAAGGCGGGGCATGCCACCTGGGTTATAGATCCTGTTTCTTCAGGAAGATCACGGAGGACGGGGGGTTCCGGATCGTCGGGGAGAAGGTCTTCGACCCCGATAAGGTCTACGCCTGA